A genomic region of Longimicrobium sp. contains the following coding sequences:
- a CDS encoding NYN domain-containing protein, whose amino-acid sequence MNNAPTRVPTSAGMPSGRSAALLIDFDNVTMNIRTDLGKELKAMLDSEVFRGKVAVRRAYADWRRYPQSVVPLTEASVDLIFAPAYGTSKKNATDLRMAVDAIELAFMRPEIGTFILLTGDSDFSSCVMKLKEYGKYVIGVGMRESASDLLIQNCDEYYSYHNLSGLTRAQDDTGVREDPWELVTKAARQMVRNRDVMRVDRLKQVMIDLDPGFSEKDLGYSKFSKFITDAQSRGLVRLRKDNEGQWEIVPPQPGDEPQTPFDEPRRERQREEADREGGRDRDRGRDRGRGGFRDRYRGRDRDRDRERERPRSYETPLEIEVDL is encoded by the coding sequence ATGAACAACGCACCAACCCGTGTGCCCACTTCGGCGGGCATGCCCAGCGGCCGCAGCGCCGCACTGCTTATCGACTTCGACAACGTCACCATGAACATCCGCACCGACCTGGGCAAGGAGCTCAAGGCGATGCTGGATTCCGAGGTGTTCCGCGGCAAGGTGGCCGTGCGCCGCGCCTACGCCGACTGGCGGCGCTACCCCCAGTCGGTCGTTCCCCTGACGGAGGCCTCCGTCGACCTGATCTTCGCCCCCGCCTACGGGACCTCCAAGAAGAACGCCACGGACCTGCGCATGGCGGTGGACGCCATCGAGCTGGCGTTCATGCGGCCGGAGATCGGCACCTTCATCCTGCTCACGGGCGACTCCGACTTCTCGAGCTGCGTGATGAAGCTCAAGGAGTACGGCAAGTACGTGATCGGCGTGGGGATGCGCGAGTCGGCCAGCGACCTGCTGATCCAGAACTGCGACGAGTACTACTCGTACCACAACCTCTCCGGCCTCACCCGCGCGCAGGACGACACCGGCGTGCGCGAAGACCCGTGGGAGCTGGTGACCAAGGCCGCGCGGCAGATGGTCCGCAACCGCGACGTGATGCGGGTGGATCGGCTGAAGCAGGTGATGATCGACCTGGACCCGGGCTTCAGCGAAAAGGACCTGGGGTACAGCAAGTTCAGCAAGTTCATCACCGACGCGCAGTCGCGCGGGCTGGTGCGCCTGCGCAAGGACAACGAGGGGCAGTGGGAGATCGTTCCCCCGCAGCCCGGCGACGAGCCGCAGACGCCCTTCGACGAGCCGCGCCGCGAGCGCCAGCGCGAAGAGGCCGACCGCGAGGGTGGGCGCGACCGCGATCGTGGCCGCGACCGTGGACGCGGCGGCTTCCGCGACCGCTACCGCGGGCGTGACCGCGACCGGGACCGCGAGCGCGAGCGTCCGCGCAGCTACGAGACGCCGCTGGAGATCGAGGTAGACCTGGA